In Bradyrhizobium sp. CCBAU 051011, the following are encoded in one genomic region:
- a CDS encoding GntR family transcriptional regulator encodes MKSTIPESGVPIAKLADSGDSDRAEPSLHGEILSRLRDYVVEGNIPDGGRVPERQLCEMFGISRTPLREALKVLAAEGLIELLPNRGARVRQLGQRDLEELFDVMGGLESLAGRLACETVTDEEIAEIERLHYEMYGHYLHRDMHNYFQANQRIHERIVAASRNETLRTTYANLAGRIRRVRYSANFARERQRWTEAMREHEAILDALRRRAGSELADILFQHLRNKRTAAVEHLNGVSEGAIADATKG; translated from the coding sequence ATGAAATCGACGATTCCCGAATCCGGGGTGCCAATCGCCAAACTCGCCGATAGTGGCGACTCGGACCGTGCCGAGCCCTCGCTCCACGGGGAAATCCTGTCGCGGCTTCGCGACTATGTGGTCGAAGGCAACATTCCAGACGGCGGACGCGTTCCCGAACGGCAGCTCTGCGAAATGTTCGGAATTTCCCGCACCCCCCTGCGCGAAGCGCTCAAGGTGCTGGCCGCCGAAGGCCTGATCGAGCTACTGCCGAACCGCGGCGCGCGCGTGCGCCAGCTCGGCCAGCGCGATCTGGAGGAGCTTTTCGACGTGATGGGCGGCCTTGAAAGCCTTGCCGGACGACTTGCCTGCGAGACCGTCACCGACGAAGAGATCGCTGAGATCGAGCGGCTGCACTACGAAATGTACGGCCACTACCTGCATCGCGACATGCACAATTACTTTCAGGCCAACCAGCGCATCCATGAACGGATCGTCGCGGCATCCCGCAACGAGACTTTGCGCACCACCTACGCCAACCTGGCCGGCCGGATCCGCCGCGTTCGTTATTCCGCCAACTTCGCGCGCGAACGGCAACGCTGGACCGAGGCCATGCGCGAGCACGAAGCGATCCTGGATGCGCTGCGGCGTCGGGCCGGCAGTGAGCTGGCCGACATCCTGTTCCAACATTTGCGCAACAAGCGGACCGCGGCAGTCGAGCACCTCAATGGGGTGTCCGAGGGGGCAATCGCCGATGCCACAAAGGGCTAG
- a CDS encoding FAD-binding and (Fe-S)-binding domain-containing protein, with protein MKNASPLERRLRSNITGDVLFDRFSRGRYATDASFYQILPLGVVVPRTMDEALRALAVARDEGRIVTPRGGGTSQCGQTINEGIVVDFSKHLNRLLSLDVENRTCVVEPGIVLDDLNRQLKKHGLWFPVDVSTASRATIGGMAGNNSCGGRSLRYGTMRDNTLSMDAALADGTLLHFGEVPRDLARVNSPQSGLALFRDMLDLGEREAAEVAERFPKVQRRVGGYNLDALVPRNAPNNMAHILVGSEGTLAFTTQVELKLWPTIRNKMLGVCHFGSFYEAMDAAQHLVKLRPIAVELVDRTMIALGRDIAMFRPVIEATVRGDPDALLIVEFAEEDQPDNLQKLKQLSELMADLGFGWSRPQRKWGGVVDVIEPATQTAIADFRTSGLNVMMSMKQEGKPVSFVEDCAVPLPHLADYTERLNAIFAKHGTRGTMYAHASEGCLHVRPVLNLKLDKDVKAMRAIAEEAFEMVREYKGSHSGEHGDGLVRSEFHEAMFGARIVADFREIKQRFDPENLLNPGKIVDPPQMDDRNLFRYRPDYRVGELKTALDWSAYPGAGGGFQGAVEMCNNNGACRKLEGGVMCPSYRATRNEKDVTRGRANTLRLAISGQLGPDALASDEMMETLKLCVSCKACRHECPTGVDMAKMKIEVLAARAAKHGLSLRDRLVGYLPRYAEMASRFAPLANWRNSSPLLRTLFEKFAGISAKRALPAFRRDVFKADAEVFGPADGHEVVLFADTFNRIYERENLDAALRVLVEGGYRVHIPRPVDRSRPLCCGRTFLSAGLVEQARGELNRLVTTYAPFAARGVPIIGLEPSCLLTLRDELLSLRSDNEAKSISAHALLFEEFLVREAEAGRLKLPLGAMPTRALVHGHCHQKSFGAFKPVEKVLRLVPELNVETIESSCCGMAGAFGYGADTYQASMEMAELSLLPAVRRADAGSLIVADGTSCRHQIKDGTNRAALHVARVLAMSLDSAQVKH; from the coding sequence ATGAAGAACGCGTCACCGCTTGAGCGCCGGCTACGATCAAATATTACCGGCGATGTCCTGTTCGACCGATTTAGCCGCGGCCGCTACGCGACGGATGCCTCGTTCTATCAGATCCTGCCCCTGGGCGTGGTGGTTCCCCGGACCATGGACGAGGCCCTGCGGGCGCTCGCAGTCGCAAGGGACGAGGGACGAATCGTAACCCCGCGTGGTGGCGGGACTTCCCAATGCGGCCAGACCATCAACGAAGGCATCGTCGTCGACTTCTCCAAGCACCTGAACCGCCTGCTCTCGCTGGACGTCGAAAATCGCACCTGCGTGGTCGAGCCCGGCATCGTGCTCGACGACCTCAACCGCCAGCTCAAAAAGCACGGGCTGTGGTTTCCGGTCGACGTCTCCACCGCCTCACGCGCCACCATCGGCGGCATGGCCGGCAACAATTCCTGCGGCGGCCGTTCGCTGCGCTACGGCACCATGCGCGACAACACGCTATCGATGGATGCGGCGCTGGCTGACGGCACGCTGCTCCATTTCGGCGAAGTGCCGCGGGACCTCGCGCGGGTGAACTCGCCGCAGAGCGGGCTTGCCCTATTCCGCGACATGCTTGATCTCGGCGAGCGCGAGGCCGCCGAGGTCGCCGAGCGTTTCCCGAAGGTGCAGCGCCGCGTCGGCGGCTACAATCTCGATGCGCTGGTGCCGCGCAATGCGCCGAACAACATGGCCCACATCCTGGTTGGCTCCGAGGGCACGCTGGCGTTCACGACGCAGGTTGAGCTGAAGCTGTGGCCCACCATCCGCAACAAGATGCTGGGTGTCTGTCATTTCGGCAGTTTTTACGAGGCGATGGATGCGGCCCAGCATCTGGTGAAGTTGCGGCCGATCGCCGTTGAGCTGGTAGATCGCACAATGATCGCACTCGGCCGCGATATCGCGATGTTCCGGCCCGTGATCGAGGCGACCGTGCGCGGCGATCCGGATGCACTGCTGATCGTCGAATTTGCGGAAGAGGATCAACCCGACAATCTGCAAAAGCTGAAGCAGCTTTCCGAATTGATGGCAGACCTCGGCTTCGGCTGGAGCCGTCCGCAGCGCAAATGGGGCGGTGTGGTCGACGTCATCGAACCCGCGACGCAGACGGCAATCGCGGATTTCCGCACCTCCGGCCTCAACGTCATGATGTCGATGAAGCAGGAGGGCAAACCGGTCTCCTTCGTCGAGGACTGCGCCGTGCCGCTGCCGCATCTCGCCGACTATACCGAACGGCTCAACGCCATCTTCGCCAAGCACGGCACCCGCGGCACCATGTACGCGCATGCTTCCGAAGGCTGCCTGCATGTGCGCCCCGTTCTCAATCTGAAGCTCGACAAGGACGTCAAGGCGATGCGCGCCATCGCCGAAGAGGCGTTCGAGATGGTACGCGAGTACAAGGGGTCGCATTCCGGCGAGCATGGCGACGGCCTCGTTCGCTCCGAATTCCACGAAGCGATGTTCGGCGCGCGCATCGTCGCCGACTTCCGCGAGATCAAGCAGCGCTTCGATCCGGAGAACCTGCTCAATCCCGGCAAGATCGTCGATCCGCCCCAGATGGACGACCGCAACCTGTTTCGCTATCGGCCGGATTATCGCGTCGGCGAGCTGAAAACCGCGCTGGATTGGTCGGCCTATCCCGGCGCCGGCGGCGGTTTTCAGGGCGCCGTCGAGATGTGCAACAACAACGGCGCCTGCCGCAAGCTCGAGGGCGGCGTGATGTGCCCGTCCTATCGCGCCACCCGCAATGAGAAGGACGTCACGCGGGGCCGCGCCAATACGCTGCGGCTGGCGATCTCGGGCCAGCTCGGGCCGGATGCGCTGGCTTCGGACGAGATGATGGAGACGTTGAAACTCTGCGTGTCCTGCAAGGCCTGCCGCCATGAATGCCCGACCGGCGTCGACATGGCAAAGATGAAGATCGAAGTGCTGGCCGCCCGCGCGGCAAAGCACGGCCTTTCGCTGCGCGACCGGCTGGTCGGCTATCTCCCACGCTATGCGGAGATGGCATCACGCTTCGCGCCGCTCGCCAACTGGCGCAACAGCAGCCCGTTGCTGCGTACGTTGTTCGAGAAATTTGCCGGCATCAGCGCCAAACGCGCCCTGCCCGCTTTCCGCCGCGACGTGTTCAAGGCTGACGCTGAGGTCTTCGGCCCCGCAGATGGCCATGAGGTCGTGCTGTTTGCCGATACCTTCAACCGCATTTATGAACGTGAAAATCTCGACGCCGCCTTGCGGGTTTTGGTTGAAGGCGGATATCGCGTGCATATTCCAAGACCCGTCGATCGCTCCCGCCCGCTATGTTGCGGGCGGACATTCCTCTCCGCGGGCCTCGTCGAACAGGCGCGGGGTGAACTGAACCGGCTGGTCACGACCTACGCGCCATTCGCCGCACGCGGCGTGCCGATCATCGGGCTGGAGCCGAGCTGTCTTCTCACACTTCGCGACGAACTGCTCTCGCTGCGCTCGGATAATGAGGCGAAGAGCATCAGCGCGCATGCATTGCTGTTCGAGGAATTCCTGGTTCGCGAGGCGGAAGCGGGCCGCTTGAAATTGCCGCTTGGCGCCATGCCAACAAGGGCGCTGGTTCACGGCCACTGCCATCAAAAATCATTCGGCGCCTTCAAGCCGGTCGAAAAGGTACTTCGCCTCGTTCCCGAGCTCAACGTCGAAACCATCGAATCCAGTTGCTGCGGCATGGCCGGCGCCTTCGGCTACGGCGCCGACACCTATCAGGCCTCGATGGAGATGGCGGAGCTATCGCTGCTGCCGGCGGTCCGCCGCGCCGATGCTGGTTCGCTGATCGTGGCCGACGGCACCTCGTGCCGGCATCAGATCAAGGATGGCACGAACCGTGCAGCGCTGCATGTCGCCCGCGTGCTCGCGATGAGCCTCGACAGCGCGCAAGTGAAGCATTAA
- a CDS encoding heme-binding protein, with protein MVELTLDLARKILDAALAKGVEKKLKPLVITILDARGCVKVTAAQDGTSLMRAEIAHGKAYGALAMGMGSRALFQRAQEQAYFVSAVNALAQGRLVPVPGGVLIMDGTTLLGAVGVSGDTSDNDEICAVAGIEAAGLKASAG; from the coding sequence ATGGTTGAACTTACCCTCGACCTCGCCCGCAAGATTCTCGATGCCGCCCTCGCCAAGGGTGTCGAGAAGAAGCTGAAGCCGCTGGTCATCACCATTCTGGATGCGCGGGGCTGCGTGAAGGTCACGGCCGCACAGGACGGCACCAGCCTGATGCGGGCCGAGATCGCGCACGGCAAGGCCTATGGCGCGCTCGCGATGGGCATGGGATCGCGGGCGCTGTTCCAGCGCGCCCAGGAGCAGGCCTATTTCGTCAGCGCCGTGAACGCGCTGGCGCAGGGACGCCTCGTGCCGGTGCCCGGCGGCGTGCTTATCATGGACGGCACCACGCTCCTTGGTGCCGTCGGCGTCAGCGGGGACACATCAGACAATGACGAGATCTGCGCCGTCGCGGGCATCGAAGCTGCCGGGCTGAAGGCCAGCGCCGGATAA
- a CDS encoding enoyl-CoA hydratase/isomerase family protein, which yields MTDSSSVIREKRGQAFWITINRPDKRNAINADVVAGIARGYREAHDDKDVRVIVLTGAGDKAFCAGADLQNSGAAFAMDFSRPNVDYADLLRLSQNATKPAIARVGGACMAGGMGLLCMIDMAVAADHVIFGLPEVKVGVFPMQVLSLLQSIAPKRLVSEWSLTGEPFDAHTAQAAGLLNYVVPTAELDAKVEWLVSRIVDKSPTAIRRGKYAMRAIASMSFDESIAYTESQIALLAMTEDAKEGLKAFGEKRKPSWPGR from the coding sequence ATGACCGATTCAAGCAGCGTGATACGCGAAAAGCGCGGGCAGGCGTTCTGGATCACCATCAACCGGCCGGACAAGCGCAACGCCATCAATGCCGACGTCGTCGCCGGCATCGCCCGTGGTTATCGCGAAGCGCATGATGACAAGGATGTCCGTGTCATCGTGCTGACGGGGGCGGGCGACAAGGCGTTCTGCGCCGGCGCCGACCTTCAGAACAGCGGCGCAGCCTTTGCGATGGATTTTTCGCGGCCGAATGTCGACTACGCCGATCTGCTGCGCCTGTCGCAAAACGCCACCAAGCCCGCGATCGCCCGTGTGGGTGGCGCCTGCATGGCCGGCGGCATGGGCTTGTTGTGCATGATCGACATGGCCGTCGCCGCCGATCATGTGATCTTTGGTCTGCCCGAGGTGAAGGTCGGCGTGTTCCCGATGCAGGTGCTGAGCCTGTTGCAATCGATCGCGCCGAAGCGGCTGGTCAGCGAGTGGTCGCTGACCGGCGAGCCGTTCGACGCGCATACGGCGCAGGCCGCCGGACTCCTGAACTATGTGGTGCCGACGGCTGAGCTCGACGCCAAGGTCGAATGGCTGGTCAGTCGCATCGTCGACAAGTCGCCGACCGCGATCCGCCGCGGAAAATATGCGATGCGCGCGATCGCCTCGATGTCGTTCGACGAGAGCATCGCCTACACCGAGAGCCAGATCGCGCTATTGGCGATGACGGAAGATGCCAAGGAAGGCCTCAAGGCGTTCGGCGAGAAGCGCAAGCCTTCCTGGCCGGGGCGTTGA
- a CDS encoding molybdopterin oxidoreductase family protein, protein MNQHAKVDIRHSTCPHDCPSACALDVEVIDGRSIGRVRGSKLQTYTAGVVCAKVARYAERIHHPDRVLYPMRRTGPKGSGQFARISWDEALDEIAARFDQAEREFGAQSVWPYYYAGTMGLVMRDGINRLSHVKKYSRFYGTICATVARIGFAIGTGKIAGVDPREMGVSDLVVIWGTNPVNTQVNVMTHASRARKERGAKIAAIDIYNNDTMKQADTKILLRPGTDGAFACGVMHVLFREGYADRAYMDRYTDCPDELEAHLKTRTPEWASKISGVPVEEIEAFARLVGQTKRSFFRLGYGFTRSRNGAAQMHAALCIPAVTGAWQYEGGGAFFNNASIWKFDESIIEGHDAIDRTTRWLDQSQIGRILTGDAEALKGGPPVKAMLIQNTNPVTVAPEQALVRKGFAREDLFVAVHEQFMTETAVMADIVLPATMFMEHDDLYYGGGHQHISVGPKLIDAPGECRSNHEVLQGLGRRLNAVHPGFEMTPRELIDATLKKSGHGDIETLEADLWRDIQPDFRTSHYLDGFAHADKKFHFKADWANPPVGTPGLGPWAQMPSLPDHWTIIEEADEKHPFRLATSPSRSYLNTSFNETPGSQAREGVPTVMMHPEDASALSIMDGDAVTLGNTRGETTLTARLFDGVRRGVLIAESIHPNKAHIGGRGINMLTGAETIAPIGGAAFHDNKVWVKKMAPATARKS, encoded by the coding sequence ATGAACCAGCATGCCAAGGTCGATATCCGTCACTCCACCTGTCCGCACGATTGTCCGTCGGCCTGCGCGCTCGACGTCGAGGTGATCGACGGCCGCTCGATCGGCCGGGTCCGCGGCTCCAAGCTGCAAACCTACACGGCGGGCGTCGTCTGCGCCAAGGTCGCGCGCTACGCCGAGCGCATTCACCATCCTGACCGGGTGCTCTATCCGATGCGCCGCACCGGACCGAAGGGCTCGGGCCAGTTCGCGCGGATTTCCTGGGATGAGGCGCTCGACGAAATCGCCGCGCGGTTCGATCAGGCTGAGCGCGAATTCGGTGCTCAGTCGGTCTGGCCCTATTACTACGCCGGTACCATGGGGCTCGTCATGCGCGACGGCATCAACCGCCTGTCGCATGTGAAGAAGTATTCGCGTTTCTACGGCACCATCTGTGCGACCGTCGCGCGCATCGGGTTTGCCATCGGCACGGGCAAGATCGCCGGCGTCGACCCGCGCGAGATGGGTGTCTCCGATCTCGTCGTGATCTGGGGCACCAATCCGGTGAATACCCAGGTCAACGTGATGACCCATGCCTCGCGCGCCCGCAAGGAGCGCGGCGCCAAGATCGCGGCGATCGACATCTACAACAACGACACCATGAAGCAGGCCGATACCAAGATCCTGCTCCGGCCCGGCACCGACGGCGCGTTTGCCTGCGGCGTCATGCATGTGTTGTTCCGCGAGGGGTACGCGGATCGCGCCTATATGGATCGCTACACCGATTGCCCCGACGAACTCGAGGCGCATCTCAAGACCCGTACGCCGGAATGGGCTTCGAAGATCTCGGGCGTGCCGGTCGAAGAGATCGAGGCGTTCGCGCGCCTGGTCGGCCAGACCAAACGTTCGTTCTTCCGTCTCGGCTATGGCTTCACCCGTAGCCGCAACGGTGCGGCGCAGATGCATGCAGCGCTGTGCATCCCGGCGGTGACGGGAGCCTGGCAATATGAAGGTGGCGGAGCCTTCTTCAACAATGCGTCGATCTGGAAGTTCGACGAATCCATTATCGAGGGGCACGACGCGATCGACCGCACGACGCGCTGGCTCGACCAGTCACAGATCGGGCGTATCCTGACTGGCGACGCTGAAGCCTTGAAGGGCGGACCGCCGGTCAAGGCGATGCTGATCCAGAATACCAATCCGGTGACGGTGGCGCCCGAACAGGCACTCGTGCGAAAGGGCTTTGCGCGCGAAGATCTGTTCGTCGCGGTGCATGAGCAGTTCATGACCGAGACGGCCGTCATGGCCGATATCGTGCTGCCGGCGACCATGTTCATGGAACATGACGATCTCTATTACGGCGGCGGGCACCAGCATATTTCGGTTGGGCCCAAGCTGATCGATGCGCCCGGTGAGTGCCGTTCCAACCATGAAGTGTTGCAGGGCCTCGGCCGGCGCCTCAACGCCGTGCATCCCGGATTTGAGATGACGCCGCGCGAACTGATCGACGCGACGCTGAAGAAGAGCGGCCACGGCGATATCGAAACGCTGGAAGCGGATCTGTGGCGCGACATCCAGCCGGACTTTCGCACCTCTCACTATCTCGATGGCTTCGCGCACGCCGACAAGAAATTCCACTTCAAGGCTGATTGGGCGAATCCCCCAGTCGGCACTCCGGGCCTGGGCCCCTGGGCGCAGATGCCGTCGCTGCCCGACCACTGGACGATCATCGAGGAGGCGGACGAGAAGCATCCGTTCCGCCTCGCCACCTCGCCGTCGCGCAGCTATCTCAACACCAGTTTCAACGAGACGCCGGGATCGCAGGCGCGCGAGGGCGTGCCGACGGTGATGATGCACCCGGAAGATGCCTCAGCTCTCTCCATCATGGATGGCGACGCTGTGACGCTCGGCAACACGCGCGGCGAAACCACGCTGACCGCCAGGCTGTTTGACGGCGTGCGCCGCGGCGTGCTGATCGCCGAATCCATCCATCCGAACAAGGCTCATATCGGTGGCCGCGGCATCAATATGCTGACCGGTGCCGAAACGATCGCGCCGATCGGGGGCGCGGCGTTCCATGACAACAAGGTCTGGGTCAAAAAGATGGCGCCAGCTACTGCGCGCAAGAGCTAA
- a CDS encoding 3-oxoacyl-ACP reductase family protein yields MTKELVGKVAIVTGAGRNIGRAIALTLAEGGASVVVNARSNRVEAEAVAREIEAAGGKALVHIGDVADPGAVQAMADAAVKQFGRIDILVNNAALRREKPFAEMDYAAWREILDVTLDGTFHCVKACLPALRQSGAGTIINVGGLSAHTGAKNRAHVVTAKAGIIGLTRALAHDLADDGITVNCVVPGLIGTPRPKDKPEPAHHLTHQTITGNRGLPEDVAATVRFLCGPGARYINGQAIHANGGAYLGA; encoded by the coding sequence ATGACAAAAGAACTTGTAGGCAAGGTCGCTATCGTCACCGGCGCAGGCCGCAACATCGGCCGCGCAATCGCTCTGACGCTGGCGGAAGGCGGCGCGTCCGTCGTGGTCAATGCACGCAGCAACCGCGTCGAGGCCGAGGCCGTAGCGCGCGAGATCGAGGCCGCAGGTGGCAAGGCGCTGGTTCATATCGGCGACGTCGCCGACCCCGGCGCCGTGCAGGCGATGGCAGATGCCGCCGTGAAGCAATTCGGCCGTATCGATATCCTCGTCAACAATGCCGCGTTGCGCCGCGAAAAGCCGTTCGCCGAGATGGACTATGCGGCGTGGCGTGAAATCCTCGACGTGACCCTCGACGGTACCTTCCACTGCGTGAAGGCCTGCCTGCCGGCGCTGCGGCAGTCCGGCGCAGGAACCATCATCAACGTCGGCGGCCTCAGCGCGCATACGGGAGCGAAGAACCGCGCGCATGTAGTGACGGCGAAGGCGGGCATCATCGGGCTAACGCGGGCGCTGGCCCATGATCTCGCCGACGACGGCATCACGGTGAACTGCGTCGTACCTGGCCTGATCGGCACGCCACGGCCGAAGGACAAGCCGGAGCCGGCGCATCATCTGACCCATCAGACCATCACCGGCAATCGGGGACTGCCGGAAGACGTCGCCGCAACCGTGCGGTTCCTGTGCGGGCCCGGGGCGCGCTACATCAACGGGCAGGCGATCCACGCCAATGGCGGCGCCTATTTGGGCGCCTGA
- a CDS encoding MmgE/PrpD family protein: MPSGLPTVSVAETLAEKIVALRPGALPAATRRKCEDLLIDVVGLCVTARNQDYVESALAGCDDDGPCTAIGHRRTLNAAGAAFVNGTAAHGEDFDDTFEGGPVHAGAVIVPAVLAACERHNPEGQAALIGIAVGTEVLCRLSLVVPKAVHKAGFHPTAIFGAMGAAAGVGAALGLNARQIVDALGIAGSMAGGIIEYLAEGAWTKRLHAGWAAQSGIRAALLARGGFVGPRTVFEGVHGLFHGFAHTTDGDYAALIGDFGARWVTDMLAFKPYPCGTMAQPFIDCARRLAARGIKPEEVAEVVCEVAEATVHRLWEPLADKQRPPNGYAAKFAVPYLLAAGFVHGGVGLGAFTEDAIRDQRVLALAAKVKYVIDPDNPYPNNYTGHIRATLTDGSVVEDRQPHLRGGAQEPLTRQDVTDKFVLNVKHGGWSAAQGDAVLELMARLFDGRIDLGLLRH; this comes from the coding sequence ATGCCCTCCGGACTGCCCACGGTTTCGGTCGCCGAAACGTTAGCGGAAAAGATCGTCGCGCTCAGGCCCGGCGCATTGCCTGCAGCGACCAGGCGCAAATGTGAGGATCTGCTGATCGATGTGGTGGGCCTGTGCGTCACTGCACGCAACCAGGATTACGTCGAAAGCGCCTTGGCAGGTTGCGATGATGACGGCCCATGCACGGCGATCGGGCACCGACGCACCCTGAATGCTGCAGGCGCCGCTTTCGTCAACGGCACGGCCGCGCATGGCGAGGATTTCGACGACACGTTCGAGGGCGGTCCGGTGCATGCCGGCGCGGTGATCGTGCCGGCGGTGCTCGCCGCCTGCGAGCGGCATAATCCGGAAGGTCAGGCGGCGCTGATCGGGATCGCGGTCGGCACCGAAGTGCTCTGCCGGTTGAGCCTCGTGGTGCCGAAGGCGGTTCACAAGGCCGGCTTCCACCCGACCGCGATTTTTGGCGCGATGGGCGCGGCCGCCGGCGTCGGCGCAGCGCTCGGCCTCAACGCCAGGCAGATCGTCGATGCGCTCGGCATAGCCGGCAGCATGGCCGGCGGCATCATCGAATATCTCGCCGAGGGCGCCTGGACCAAGCGACTGCATGCCGGGTGGGCGGCGCAATCCGGCATCCGCGCGGCGCTGCTGGCGCGGGGAGGGTTCGTCGGACCACGCACGGTGTTCGAAGGCGTCCACGGGCTGTTCCACGGCTTCGCGCACACCACGGATGGCGACTACGCCGCGCTGATCGGCGATTTCGGTGCACGCTGGGTGACAGACATGCTGGCGTTCAAGCCCTATCCATGTGGAACGATGGCGCAGCCCTTTATCGATTGCGCGCGTCGGTTGGCCGCGCGCGGCATCAAGCCGGAGGAAGTCGCCGAGGTCGTCTGCGAGGTGGCGGAGGCAACGGTGCACCGGCTGTGGGAGCCGCTGGCCGACAAGCAGCGCCCGCCCAACGGCTATGCCGCCAAATTCGCCGTGCCCTATCTGTTGGCTGCCGGCTTCGTGCATGGCGGCGTCGGCCTAGGCGCATTCACCGAAGACGCGATCCGCGACCAGCGTGTGCTGGCGCTCGCGGCCAAGGTGAAATACGTGATCGACCCGGACAATCCCTATCCGAACAACTATACCGGCCACATCCGCGCAACCCTCACGGACGGCAGCGTGGTCGAAGACCGGCAGCCCCATCTTCGGGGTGGCGCGCAGGAGCCGTTGACGCGGCAAGACGTGACCGACAAGTTTGTGCTCAACGTCAAGCATGGCGGCTGGAGCGCTGCACAAGGCGATGCGGTGTTGGAATTGATGGCCAGACTGTTTGATGGCCGCATCGATCTGGGCTTGTTGCGCCACTGA
- a CDS encoding ABC transporter substrate-binding protein — protein sequence MKHPGISRRDMLSGAGAVLAGAAFSTRVMAAAPPPETVTPALIDAAKKEGKVIYYTSTDLPVAEKLAKAFEAKYPGIAVHVERTGAERVFQRIGQEYASNIHAVDVVNSSDAAHFIVWKRDGILAPYVTEDVAKFYPAEHKDPDGQFASFRVWLSIIAYNTNMVKAEDAPKSFADLLDPKWKGKIVKAHPGYSGTIMTATYQMQRDLGWSYFEKLARQNIMQVQSSADPPKKLDLGERAVMADGNEYNIFQMKEAGRPVEPVYATEGSPLIIGPNGVFKNAPNPNAARLFQSFSLSREAQQLIVDVGGLRSVHSQTVEKAGRTSLKDIKTMKDDAAAVEKESEAIKARYTKIFRI from the coding sequence ATGAAACACCCAGGGATTTCGCGCCGCGATATGCTGTCCGGCGCCGGCGCCGTTCTCGCAGGCGCAGCATTTTCCACGCGCGTGATGGCCGCTGCCCCTCCACCGGAGACGGTGACCCCGGCGCTGATCGACGCGGCAAAGAAGGAAGGCAAGGTCATCTACTACACCTCGACCGATCTGCCGGTCGCGGAGAAACTGGCCAAGGCCTTCGAGGCGAAATATCCGGGCATTGCGGTACACGTTGAGCGTACCGGCGCCGAGCGCGTGTTCCAGCGCATCGGCCAGGAATACGCCAGCAACATCCACGCCGTCGATGTGGTGAACTCGTCCGATGCCGCGCATTTCATCGTCTGGAAGCGCGACGGAATTTTGGCGCCTTACGTGACGGAAGACGTCGCAAAATTCTATCCGGCCGAGCACAAGGATCCCGATGGCCAGTTTGCCAGCTTCCGCGTTTGGCTCAGCATCATCGCCTACAACACCAACATGGTGAAAGCGGAGGACGCGCCGAAGAGTTTTGCCGATCTGCTCGATCCCAAATGGAAGGGCAAGATCGTCAAGGCGCACCCGGGCTACAGCGGCACCATCATGACCGCGACCTACCAGATGCAGCGCGATCTCGGCTGGAGCTATTTCGAAAAGCTCGCCAGGCAGAACATCATGCAGGTGCAGTCATCGGCCGATCCCCCCAAGAAGCTCGATCTTGGCGAGCGCGCGGTGATGGCCGACGGCAACGAATACAACATCTTCCAGATGAAGGAGGCGGGCCGTCCGGTCGAGCCGGTCTATGCCACGGAAGGATCGCCGCTGATTATCGGACCGAACGGCGTCTTCAAGAATGCTCCCAATCCCAATGCGGCAAGGCTGTTCCAGTCGTTCAGCCTGAGCCGGGAGGCGCAGCAACTCATCGTCGACGTCGGCGGCCTCCGCTCGGTGCATTCTCAAACCGTCGAGAAAGCGGGTCGCACGTCGCTCAAGGACATCAAGACCATGAAGGACGACGCGGCGGCAGTAGAGAAGGAAAGCGAGGCCATCAAGGCGCGCTACACCAAGATTTTCCGCATTTGA